A single Parabacteroides timonensis DNA region contains:
- a CDS encoding FecR family protein, giving the protein MDKKLLQKYVEGNVTIEEVEAVVDWLDSDERHVKEFMALHKLHDISVLNQPKFGQNQVKKKGMAFSRITIELVKVAAVALMLIGGKFLFDTIMQTEESLQYQTLYIPAGQRAELILPDSSRVWLNAHSKLIYPVSFQKDKREVRLDGEAYFDVKHNESSPFVVKTKEMDIKVLGTEFNVSAYSETPELKIALLKGHVELQPTDFSRTYLMQPGEQIWYKEGRYVASRIKDMDYFRWKEGLLCFNNQPIKEIMEKLQLYYDIRIEVGNRPFLHERYSGKFRVKDGVEQVLKVLQLEHKFTYTKDNELNQITIK; this is encoded by the coding sequence ATGGATAAAAAACTATTACAAAAATATGTCGAAGGTAATGTTACAATAGAAGAGGTAGAGGCTGTTGTAGATTGGCTGGATAGCGATGAAAGGCATGTAAAGGAGTTTATGGCTTTACATAAACTACATGATATCTCAGTATTAAACCAACCTAAATTTGGACAAAACCAGGTTAAGAAAAAAGGAATGGCTTTTTCCCGGATTACTATCGAATTAGTAAAAGTGGCGGCTGTAGCATTAATGCTAATTGGAGGTAAGTTTTTATTTGATACTATTATGCAGACAGAAGAATCTCTTCAGTATCAGACATTATATATTCCCGCAGGTCAGCGGGCTGAACTGATTCTCCCTGATAGTTCAAGAGTTTGGCTGAATGCTCATTCCAAATTAATTTACCCTGTTAGCTTTCAAAAAGATAAACGTGAAGTCAGGCTTGATGGAGAAGCCTATTTTGATGTCAAACATAATGAATCATCTCCTTTTGTCGTAAAAACAAAAGAGATGGATATAAAAGTATTAGGTACTGAGTTTAATGTCTCGGCTTATTCAGAAACTCCGGAGCTTAAAATAGCTCTGTTAAAAGGACATGTAGAATTACAGCCTACCGACTTTTCCCGTACCTATCTGATGCAGCCTGGAGAACAAATTTGGTATAAGGAGGGTCGGTATGTTGCTTCCCGGATAAAGGATATGGATTATTTCAGATGGAAGGAAGGTCTTTTATGTTTTAATAATCAGCCTATAAAAGAAATAATGGAAAAACTGCAGTTATATTACGATATTCGAATAGAAGTGGGTAACCGACCTTTTCTACATGAACGTTATTCCGGAAAATTTCGTGTAAAAGATGGAGTTGAGCAAGTGCTAAAAGTATTACAACTGGAGCATAAGTTCACTTATACGAAGGACAATGAATTGAATCAAATAACTATAAAATAG
- a CDS encoding RNA polymerase sigma-70 factor — MSSISFSEIYTSYYKRSFLFVKSYVRDDMVAEDIVSEALISLWETAKKETIEHPLSLLLIILKNGALNYLKHQDVRQSAMESISSKMVRDLNYRITTLQACDPEEIFSSEITRIIQDTLEALPEQTRRVFEMSRYEYRSVKEIAKELSISSKSVEYHITKSLKVLRIALKEYLPVFYFLFVFIKN, encoded by the coding sequence ATGAGTAGTATTAGTTTCAGCGAAATATATACCAGCTATTACAAACGGTCTTTTTTGTTTGTAAAGTCCTATGTCAGGGATGATATGGTGGCTGAAGATATCGTGTCTGAAGCATTAATTAGCCTATGGGAAACTGCCAAAAAAGAAACGATAGAACATCCTTTATCCTTATTATTGATTATTTTGAAGAATGGTGCTTTGAATTATTTGAAACATCAGGATGTCCGGCAATCAGCTATGGAATCTATTTCTTCTAAAATGGTACGTGACCTGAATTATCGTATAACCACTTTACAGGCCTGTGACCCAGAAGAAATTTTTTCTTCTGAAATAACCCGGATTATACAAGATACGCTGGAGGCACTTCCGGAACAAACTCGTCGGGTTTTTGAAATGAGCCGTTATGAATATCGCTCGGTGAAAGAGATTGCTAAAGAATTATCTATAAGTTCTAAGAGTGTTGAGTACCATATAACTAAATCTCTAAAAGTACTGCGCATAGCTTTGAAAGAATATCTCCCAGTATTTTATTTCCTGTTCGTCTTCATAAAAAATTAA